In the genome of Doryrhamphus excisus isolate RoL2022-K1 chromosome 11, RoL_Dexc_1.0, whole genome shotgun sequence, the window CAAAGTtgaacaaacatataaaaaagaTGGAAAGatatcaaataaatgaataactgGCTTCTGCTTGTACCTGTCGTTACGTTCCAGATGCGTGAGGCGAATCCGGAGAACACGTAGTTTGTATTTGGGCTTGAAAACGTTTCCGGTGGAGAACATGAGAGTCATTTTGTTGACTGACTGAAGCTCTGTGTCAAACTGAGCAAACAATTTAGTCTCTTTGTACTTCTTGAACTGGGATGCTTTACTGTAAGATAGAAAAAAagtacacataaacacacataaaaagaaaattacaaaagaaatataaatatgaaatttaAGCTACAGACTTACTGGTCAATATGTGCTACAGCATCAGGACCAATCCCATGTAGTTTAACAGTAATATATCCCCAATGTACATCCTCATTCCATACCACCACATCCAGCCTGTAGTTGGTCACTGAAAGAAGTCATTTACATGAAGTTACATACATGGTGAGACAAGTAATTAGTTTAGTTTGGAGTCTTTGGAAGACTTCTCTATTGACTATTGCTTTTCTGTAGAGGAGTAACCTTAGCTACCTTCCATACTTGAGGATAAATTCCTTCTGTAATACTCaagttaaaaatataacaaagcTAAAAGCTTGAACAGcctattaatacattttatttgtatagcgcttttcaagatactcaaagacacttgaaaaatgaagttgaataaagcaagtaaacagaatagaagacacaccaaaatacagcattcattggttaatacacagttaaaagatgagtaaaagcggggcggggcacagcagtcagatataaaaagttaaacattaaaaacagatttaaagaggtgggtttttagttggtttttgaaggtgggaaggtcagggcaagcacggagtgaatggggcaaagagttccagagggtgggggcagcgatggagaaggctctgtctccccaggttcggaccttggtcttacaggggagtgccaggaggttggagtctgaggagcgaaggggacgcgggggatcgtgtggatggagcaggtctgtgagatatgggggggtcatcgtggagggctttgtaggtgatgagaagaatattgaagtgaatgcgttggggaatgggaagccagtggaggttttggaggacaggggtaatgtgttcacgggagcgggtggaggtgaggaggcgggcagcggagttctgaatatattgtagtttgttgagggttttgtcTCGATTGTCATGACCATTGGGTTTATCACATTTTAGCTCAGATAATAACTTGAATTTCCAATATATTAGTGACTGAATATTCAAAATTTGCATTCCTTTTATAATGGATTCAGATAACTAGCTCTTTACAGGCAACATGCCTgttgagtttcagctaaaatgaaagcaaaggTATAGAAAACTgtagtgagaccagccatgttgtttgatctagagacagtgccagcGAGCAGAAttagaggtagcagagatgaggatgctgaggttctcattgggagtgaccaggatggataggatcaggaacaagtacatgagagggacattacatgttagaggccttggagataaagtcagagaggccagactgagatggttgggacatgtccagaggagagatagtgaatatattggtagaaggatgctgcgtttagagctgccaggtaggaggtgtagaggaagaccaaagaggaggtttatggatgtagtgaaggaggacacgaGGGTAGTagggtgtgagagagacagatgcagaagacagggttgaatggaggagattgatttgctttggcgacccctgaagggaaaagcccagaGAGAAAGAAGGAGAAGATGCCATTTTTTATAGTCTTTACTTCATTTATGTAATAACTGCAATTTCCCATGGCTTGGTAATAATTTAATCTTTCTTATAAGGACATCTTCCAGAAGTAATTCTCTTACTTACTGCAGAATGGAGACTTTTTATTTGTGAAGAAGAAGGTTTTTGTTTGGCCCATCCTCAACAAAACATCCTTCCATTTGTCAACGTCATAACCTGGAATGAAGGGAAATGACAATTAATAGtgtatttattgtgtttatcAACAATCAGTGGCGGAGTGAGCAACCCCAGTGGCCACCCCCACCACAGTTTTCCACGATTACCGTATGTTGGTTGGTTCTGGTTAagttttctcacaatattgacTTTGCAATCAATTCAGCACATAATTCTATTAATATTGGAAACTGCAGCAGCATGAGTGGGCATGTAAAGCAAGGAATCCATAgagttaaaaacagcagtgccgATCGGCATCCGCTTATATGATGCCCGGCGTGAGTTTGgctgccatgatggtgagcagaatccagaaatTTGAAAACACTCCTCAGCTGTTAATTGCTCTAATAGAAGGTGCAGAAGCATTGGCGGATCTACAGGGTGGCCAGTGGTACCTGTGGGCACCCCTGGTCACTCGCTGGCCAAGTTATTGCCACCTCCATGTGAGTAATGCACCTTCGCCACCCCAATGATATAACTAAGCAGTATTATGTCCATAAAGGCAGTATTTTGAAGAAGTACCTAATGTGATGTGCATGTGTTCCCTATTCTaacaataataggagtgttTACCAAAAACTGGGCATCCGGCATCGCCAAAGTGGTCACAGCTCATGCAGTTCCCATCCAGAAAGTCTCTATAGGAGGCGCATGGGAAGGCTCTGCTGCTGCAAGTGTGATTCAAGGACTCACAGTACAGGTACACAGATCTCTGGTGATCACATTTAAAATAGGCTGTTCCTACACAAACGAAAGAAAGTAGACACTATCAACACAGCAAATCAGTGAAGTTTCATTTGTACAGTTTCTTttcatttcaatgaaaaataCCTGAAAAGATGGTTTTGGGGCAGCCAGGCTGATCGGTTCCTCCATTGGCGTAAAAATCAATATGACCTAGAGCTTCTCTATAGCCTAGAGCTGCAACAAACAACACCACATTAAAGCATGACATAATTTatgaagtcattattattatgactttttaccgTCTATGTCTGTGTGCAGAGCATCCACAAACTGGGCATCTGTGGGATCCAGGCGGCCCTCTGGAGGAGTACCAGTGAACTGAGGCCCAGCAGGATCCAGAGCTGTGAATATGCAGTATGGTCATAAAGCATGGCTTGTTGGACTTGAGGTATGACCGGGTTCAAATTCTGGATGAGCCCATTTGAGTGCAGGGCAGTGCAGGGATCCATTCATATTGTTGTGGTCGTCATATACTGTACCCCCAGGAAATTAGCTGGTGGTTTAGCTGCCCTTGAACAAAGCACTAAGTACTCCTTGGAGGATATAGCAACCCActtttcagtcattcattttctaccgcttatcctcacgagggttgcaggtatgcaggagcctatcccagctgtcttcgggcgagaggcggggtacaccctggactggtcgccagccaatcacaaggcacatatagacaaacaaccattcacactcacattcatacctatggacaatttggagtcaccagttaATCTAACAGGTAATTGCTTACCTGTAATTCTTCCAATTGCCCCATTGAGGTTAGCACCCACAAAACCAGAAATGTGAGCACCGAGACTGATTCCGATCATGTGGATGTCACTCAAAGAGGCACCATTCTCCTGTAAAAATCATCATACATCATAAAGCTGTTGTTGTCCTAAGTCCAATCACAGTATACATGATAAAGCAGGACCTCCAAATAGTTACCTGCATCTTTTTAAAGAAGGCAGTAAGGTTGTGTGCCGCCTTGTGCGTGTTCTCTACTGCCTTCAAATAATTCACATTAGCTGCTCCGTAATTCCAATCTGCTATTATGACATTGAGGTCCTTTCTGGCCAGAAGCTGCTCTGTGATCAGGTGAGCCCACACCGGAGGAGAACCCGTGGGCCGGTACCCGTGGATGATAAATGTAGTGGGCCGAGACAAGTTGAAGTTCGGGTTGGCCGACAGGTTGCTGTGAGACAGAAGTGAGCCGCAATGAATGGTGTCTCTGGTGAACAGCAGCAACCTCATCTTCAGGGTGGTGCCGATGAT includes:
- the lipia gene encoding lipase member H isoform X1, giving the protein MSLWRYLTLLLAVTVHTCKAEKCDDLADLDLGHAIIGTTLKMRLLLFTRDTIHCGSLLSHSNLSANPNFNLSRPTTFIIHGYRPTGSPPVWAHLITEQLLARKDLNVIIADWNYGAANVNYLKAVENTHKAAHNLTAFFKKMQENGASLSDIHMIGISLGAHISGFVGANLNGAIGRITALDPAGPQFTGTPPEGRLDPTDAQFVDALHTDIDALGYREALGHIDFYANGGTDQPGCPKTIFSGTAYFKCDHQRSVYLYCESLNHTCSSRAFPCASYRDFLDGNCMSCDHFGDAGCPVFGYDVDKWKDVLLRMGQTKTFFFTNKKSPFCMTNYRLDVVVWNEDVHWGYITVKLHGIGPDAVAHIDHKASQFKKYKETKLFAQFDTELQSVNKMTLMFSTGNVFKPKYKLRVLRIRLTHLERNDRPLCRYDLVLEEDKEITFTPLYCQESDF
- the lipia gene encoding lipase member H isoform X2, which gives rise to MQSNLSANPNFNLSRPTTFIIHGYRPTGSPPVWAHLITEQLLARKDLNVIIADWNYGAANVNYLKAVENTHKAAHNLTAFFKKMQENGASLSDIHMIGISLGAHISGFVGANLNGAIGRITALDPAGPQFTGTPPEGRLDPTDAQFVDALHTDIDALGYREALGHIDFYANGGTDQPGCPKTIFSGTAYFKCDHQRSVYLYCESLNHTCSSRAFPCASYRDFLDGNCMSCDHFGDAGCPVFGYDVDKWKDVLLRMGQTKTFFFTNKKSPFCMTNYRLDVVVWNEDVHWGYITVKLHGIGPDAVAHIDHKASQFKKYKETKLFAQFDTELQSVNKMTLMFSTGNVFKPKYKLRVLRIRLTHLERNDRPLCRYDLVLEEDKEITFTPLYCQESDF